One Frankia alni ACN14a DNA window includes the following coding sequences:
- a CDS encoding HNH endonuclease signature motif containing protein: MVWNSAGAGGSSALLEGVAAVSSGVDELNDGRVWALSDAELDACLIDCTAVMTRLAAFRLQVVAEVHGRGLARRVGASSTAALLRERLRLRAADAGRLVDLAVAVDGPLAATGQRLAAGEIRVEQALVIAAGMRSLPAEATADVRRRAEAFLLRQADEFDPTALARLARHLRETLTWVDPSPGGDPPESTPGGGSASQGDAPDASGQSGDGESGGSGANNGQPHNPADPAGPADPGGPGADPGGLAGGGGEDPAGRRGLWLSELPDGMTRISGELEAEAAALLRTALDSLSAPRPAFDGTLDPRNPARRRADALVDLLGRPLDTAALPVTGGIRPHLAVTVPWAALLGGSGLPATTSWGQPLSREVLRRIACDASVRRIILDPAGVPLDVGRAHRTVTADIRQALIARDNGCAFPGCDRPVGWCEAHHIRHWIDGGHTSLDNSVLLCGYHHRTVHHQGWTVQLGPDRRPEFLPPAWIDPDRTPRRNPYTRHPHSLLYDVAAG, encoded by the coding sequence ATGGTCTGGAATTCTGCCGGTGCCGGTGGGTCGTCTGCGCTGCTCGAAGGGGTCGCGGCAGTGTCCTCCGGGGTGGACGAGCTGAACGACGGCCGAGTGTGGGCGCTGTCGGATGCCGAGCTGGATGCCTGTCTGATTGACTGCACGGCGGTAATGACACGGCTAGCGGCGTTTCGGCTTCAGGTGGTCGCTGAGGTGCACGGCCGGGGTCTGGCGCGGCGGGTCGGTGCAAGCAGCACAGCGGCGTTGCTGCGGGAACGGCTGCGGCTGCGGGCGGCGGACGCCGGCCGTCTGGTTGATCTGGCCGTGGCCGTGGACGGCCCGCTGGCGGCCACCGGGCAGCGGCTGGCCGCGGGGGAGATCCGTGTGGAGCAGGCATTGGTGATCGCTGCGGGGATGCGGTCGCTGCCCGCCGAGGCGACCGCAGACGTGCGCCGGCGGGCGGAGGCGTTCCTGCTGCGGCAGGCCGATGAGTTCGATCCGACCGCGCTGGCCCGGCTGGCCCGTCACCTACGCGAGACCTTGACCTGGGTAGATCCCAGCCCCGGCGGCGATCCGCCCGAGTCGACTCCCGGCGGCGGGTCTGCCAGCCAGGGCGATGCGCCGGATGCCAGCGGGCAGTCCGGTGACGGAGAGTCAGGCGGTAGCGGCGCGAACAACGGCCAGCCCCACAACCCCGCTGACCCCGCCGGCCCTGCCGATCCCGGGGGTCCCGGCGCCGATCCCGGCGGTCTGGCTGGTGGGGGTGGAGAGGATCCGGCGGGGCGGCGGGGGCTGTGGTTGTCGGAGTTGCCGGACGGGATGACCCGGATCAGCGGCGAGCTCGAGGCGGAAGCCGCCGCTCTGCTGCGCACCGCGCTGGACTCGCTGTCCGCACCCCGCCCCGCCTTCGACGGCACTCTCGACCCGCGTAACCCCGCCCGGCGGCGCGCCGACGCCCTCGTCGACCTGCTCGGCCGCCCCCTCGACACTGCCGCACTGCCCGTCACCGGCGGGATCCGCCCGCACCTGGCCGTGACCGTCCCCTGGGCGGCGCTGCTCGGCGGCTCTGGCCTGCCCGCGACCACCAGTTGGGGACAGCCCCTTTCCCGGGAGGTCCTTCGTCGCATCGCCTGTGACGCGTCGGTCCGTCGCATCATTCTCGACCCCGCCGGCGTCCCCCTCGACGTCGGCCGTGCGCACCGCACTGTCACCGCCGACATCCGCCAGGCACTGATCGCCCGGGACAACGGCTGCGCGTTTCCCGGCTGCGATCGTCCGGTAGGATGGTGCGAAGCGCATCATATCCGCCATTGGATTGACGGCGGTCATACTTCGCTGGACAACAGCGTCCTTCTCTGCGGTTATCACCACCGGACTGTCCACCATCAGGGTTGGACCGTTCAACTAGGCCCTGACCGGCGACCCGAATTCCTGCCTCCGGCCTGGATCGACCCCGACCGTACCCCCCGCCGGAATCCCTACACCCGCCACCCCCACTCCCTACTCTACGACGTCGCCGCCGGATGA
- a CDS encoding aromatic ring-hydroxylating oxygenase subunit alpha encodes MTIHAEPEAPRRAASPAFPHAITDPSRVPVGRYFDREFARRENEKLWPHAWQFACRLDEILRPGDFTEYRINDQSILIVRETADTVKAYFNACRHRATALGNGTGTFHGGQIVCPYHGWRWNLDGSSSYVYARRGFAPDCLDPDSLRLRECQVGTMFGLVFVNMDPAAPPLATAMAGIASTLAPIGFERMRVRWWRHLILPANWKMAQEAFMEAYHIMQAHPSLSMGAADDDYDIDVLGGNFECFAGGHAHLRPSDGSVPVPGMSMADYFTQFNNALYVGTDAYATDREMFLQQSLATRDIDPDEYPMAFFGALYEYAAGAGIPLPPPATDTTGYAHIFPNMTVLPAYGNSIIYRVRPNGNDPESCLFEVWAVQIPADGDDEPDPPVLEGPIEIEDWPQIFKEDFRNIAAQQKGVHTQGMRDLVLSGRYESMIVNSHRVIDEYLSR; translated from the coding sequence TTGACCATCCACGCCGAACCGGAGGCTCCCAGGCGGGCGGCCTCGCCGGCCTTCCCCCACGCGATCACCGATCCCTCGCGGGTACCGGTCGGACGGTACTTCGACCGGGAGTTCGCCCGGCGGGAGAACGAGAAGCTGTGGCCGCACGCCTGGCAGTTCGCCTGCCGGCTGGACGAGATATTACGGCCCGGCGACTTCACCGAATACCGCATCAACGACCAGTCCATCCTCATCGTGCGGGAGACCGCCGACACCGTGAAGGCGTACTTCAACGCCTGCCGGCACCGGGCGACCGCGCTGGGAAACGGCACCGGCACGTTCCACGGCGGTCAGATCGTCTGCCCCTACCACGGCTGGCGGTGGAACCTGGACGGGTCGAGCTCCTACGTCTACGCACGGCGCGGTTTCGCGCCCGACTGCCTCGATCCGGACTCCCTGCGGCTGCGCGAGTGCCAGGTCGGGACGATGTTCGGGCTGGTCTTCGTCAACATGGATCCCGCGGCCCCTCCGCTGGCCACGGCGATGGCCGGAATCGCGTCGACCCTGGCGCCCATCGGGTTCGAGCGGATGCGGGTCCGCTGGTGGCGTCACCTCATTCTGCCGGCGAACTGGAAGATGGCGCAGGAGGCCTTCATGGAGGCCTACCACATCATGCAGGCGCATCCGTCGCTGAGCATGGGCGCGGCGGACGACGACTACGACATCGACGTGCTCGGCGGCAACTTCGAGTGCTTCGCCGGCGGGCATGCTCATCTGCGGCCCAGCGACGGCTCGGTGCCCGTCCCCGGAATGTCCATGGCGGACTACTTCACCCAGTTCAACAACGCGCTCTACGTCGGGACGGACGCGTACGCGACCGACCGGGAGATGTTTCTCCAGCAGAGCCTGGCGACCCGCGACATCGACCCGGACGAGTACCCCATGGCCTTCTTCGGGGCGCTCTACGAGTACGCAGCGGGCGCCGGCATCCCGCTTCCGCCGCCGGCCACCGACACCACCGGCTATGCGCACATCTTCCCGAACATGACGGTGCTCCCCGCGTACGGGAACTCCATCATCTACCGGGTGCGGCCGAACGGGAACGACCCCGAGTCGTGCCTGTTCGAGGTGTGGGCGGTCCAGATCCCCGCCGACGGCGACGACGAGCCCGACCCCCCGGTCCTGGAGGGCCCGATCGAGATCGAGGACTGGCCGCAGATCTTCAAGGAGGACTTCCGTAACATCGCCGCGCAGCAGAAGGGCGTGCACACCCAGGGCATGCGGGACCTGGTCCTCTCCGGCCGCTACGAGTCGATGATCGTGAACAGTCATCGGGTGATCGACGAATACCTGTCCCGATGA
- the gvpK gene encoding gas vesicle protein GvpK, translated as MSGSGGAGRPLRLDADPDQVGRGLGQLVVVVLELLREVLERQAIRRMDGGELTAQQLDDLGQALIEIRHSLERVRTSLGVTQREADDAVARARRLVEAGAGAVPDRGPMAPARRSARSCADQQSCQKARSAP; from the coding sequence ATGAGTGGTTCCGGCGGTGCCGGTCGCCCGTTGCGCCTCGACGCCGACCCGGACCAGGTCGGTCGAGGTCTGGGACAGCTCGTCGTGGTCGTCCTCGAACTGCTGCGCGAGGTCCTGGAACGCCAGGCGATCCGCCGGATGGACGGCGGCGAGCTGACGGCGCAGCAGCTCGACGACCTGGGCCAGGCACTGATCGAGATCCGGCACAGCCTCGAGCGGGTCCGCACGTCGCTCGGTGTCACCCAGCGGGAGGCCGACGACGCCGTCGCCCGGGCGCGCCGCCTCGTCGAGGCCGGCGCCGGGGCGGTCCCGGACCGCGGGCCGATGGCACCCGCGCGGCGCTCCGCCCGATCCTGCGCCGACCAGCAATCCTGTCAGAAGGCGAGGTCAGCGCCATGA
- a CDS encoding TetR/AcrR family transcriptional regulator, with amino-acid sequence MKSSARLGRPVNADAERTRRRILLAAMTHVAEVGYSRATMKSIAEQADLTSAAIYRYFPSKADLVLQALDDVFADVVGRLEAAAFSVEGLRARLVALLEEALACMADHPSMTRFEASLLFESTHSPEFAAAVGYRRHTEETLYRRLVVEAVDTGELPVGTSVEAMVDLLTSVSWGLTHLSVTATADRHRAAIRLTESLLAQGFPTGS; translated from the coding sequence ATGAAGTCGTCGGCTCGCCTCGGCCGCCCGGTGAACGCCGACGCCGAGCGCACCCGGCGCCGGATCCTGCTGGCGGCGATGACGCATGTGGCCGAGGTGGGGTACTCGAGGGCGACGATGAAGTCCATCGCCGAGCAGGCGGACCTGACGAGCGCGGCGATCTACCGGTACTTCCCGTCCAAGGCGGACCTGGTCCTCCAGGCGCTCGACGACGTCTTCGCCGACGTGGTGGGGCGGCTGGAGGCGGCGGCCTTCTCCGTCGAGGGGCTGCGGGCCCGTCTGGTCGCCCTGCTGGAGGAGGCCCTCGCGTGCATGGCGGATCACCCGTCGATGACCCGCTTCGAGGCGAGCCTGCTGTTCGAGTCGACGCACTCGCCGGAGTTCGCGGCCGCGGTGGGGTACCGCCGCCACACCGAGGAGACGCTCTACCGTCGGCTGGTCGTCGAGGCGGTCGACACCGGTGAGCTGCCCGTCGGCACCTCCGTCGAGGCCATGGTCGATCTGCTCACCTCGGTGAGCTGGGGGCTGACCCACCTGTCGGTGACGGCCACGGCCGATCGACACCGGGCGGCCATCCGACTGACCGAGTCGTTGCTCGCCCAGGGATTCCCGACCGGCTCCTGA
- a CDS encoding gas vesicle protein, producing MAESGRRCEPGGGPVPRGRAGVAGLVRPRTPATTGTPCSAAQPLADLLDRLVDRGVVISGDVVIALAGVDLIRLDLRLLLVGIQTAVEGAGEVAE from the coding sequence ATGGCTGAGTCGGGTCGGAGGTGCGAGCCGGGCGGCGGGCCCGTTCCCCGGGGCCGGGCCGGTGTCGCCGGTCTGGTCCGACCCCGCACCCCGGCCACCACGGGCACGCCCTGCTCTGCGGCCCAGCCGCTCGCCGACCTGTTGGACCGGCTCGTGGATCGCGGTGTCGTGATCAGCGGAGACGTCGTGATCGCCCTCGCCGGGGTCGACCTGATCCGGCTCGATCTGCGGCTGCTCCTCGTCGGCATCCAGACGGCCGTGGAGGGTGCTGGGGAGGTGGCGGAATGA
- a CDS encoding nuclear transport factor 2 family protein — MATHPAEGDCWHGADPAEGLRASERRLQAAQLASDVEVLDEPIDERLVFTGPDGALHTKADDLHIHRSGDQVMNKVVEEDLTVIVAGRTGVTLFLGTVEGRLRGEPFSARVRYTRTWHRGEHGWRLLAAHVSAA; from the coding sequence ATGGCCACTCATCCGGCGGAAGGGGACTGCTGGCATGGCGCCGACCCCGCCGAGGGGCTCCGAGCCAGTGAACGTCGGCTGCAGGCGGCGCAGTTGGCCTCCGACGTCGAGGTGCTCGACGAGCCGATCGATGAGCGACTCGTGTTCACGGGGCCCGACGGCGCACTCCACACCAAGGCGGATGACCTGCACATCCACCGGTCCGGCGACCAGGTGATGAACAAGGTCGTCGAGGAGGACCTCACCGTCATCGTCGCTGGGCGGACCGGCGTGACCCTCTTTCTCGGCACGGTCGAGGGCCGGCTGCGCGGCGAACCGTTCAGCGCCCGCGTCCGCTACACCCGCACCTGGCATCGCGGCGAGCACGGCTGGCGGTTGCTCGCGGCCCACGTCAGCGCCGCATGA
- a CDS encoding gas vesicle structural protein GvpA: protein MTVASRPINRAPQPSSLADVLDVVLDKGIVIDAYVRVALVGIEILTIDARIVIASVDTYLRFAEAVNRLDLQPREQVAGLPGLMHEVTEGTARHKTSGALGGLKDTAEEVVGALRGAPVEERRGRDLPVGREAPAERRGGKKG, encoded by the coding sequence ATGACCGTTGCCAGTCGTCCGATCAATCGAGCTCCCCAACCGAGCAGTCTCGCCGACGTCCTAGACGTGGTTCTCGACAAGGGGATCGTCATCGACGCCTACGTTCGCGTCGCGCTGGTGGGAATCGAGATCCTCACGATCGACGCGCGGATCGTCATTGCCAGCGTCGACACCTACCTGCGGTTCGCGGAAGCGGTGAACCGGCTCGATCTGCAGCCCAGGGAGCAGGTCGCGGGCCTTCCCGGGCTCATGCACGAGGTCACCGAGGGCACCGCTCGGCACAAGACGAGCGGAGCACTCGGCGGACTCAAGGACACCGCCGAGGAGGTGGTCGGCGCGCTGCGTGGTGCGCCCGTCGAGGAACGTCGCGGGCGGGACCTGCCGGTAGGTCGCGAGGCCCCGGCAGAGCGCCGCGGCGGCAAGAAGGGGTGA
- a CDS encoding gas vesicle protein has product MTVDRSLATGPSRARAWSGPRSDSLADVLERVLDKGIVIVGDVVVSVLDVELLTLKLRLFIASADTAREMGLDWWTADPFFNSKARSLREENEELRGRLAALEAAGRTPATEVGRGLPDRAAVEAPARMVDERRWAASAPVAAATRRPYLPWADSVASGGAVSAGAPDATRGESRHARGERR; this is encoded by the coding sequence ATGACCGTCGATCGAAGCCTCGCCACCGGGCCGTCTCGGGCACGGGCGTGGAGTGGGCCACGTTCCGACTCCCTCGCGGATGTGCTGGAACGGGTGCTCGACAAGGGCATCGTGATCGTCGGTGACGTGGTCGTCAGTGTGCTGGACGTCGAGCTGCTCACCCTGAAGCTGCGTCTGTTCATCGCCTCGGCGGACACGGCCCGCGAGATGGGTCTGGACTGGTGGACGGCCGATCCCTTCTTCAACTCCAAGGCACGCTCGTTGCGAGAGGAGAACGAGGAGCTGCGCGGCCGGCTGGCGGCCCTGGAGGCCGCCGGCCGTACGCCTGCGACCGAGGTCGGGCGGGGTCTGCCGGACCGGGCCGCGGTCGAGGCGCCGGCGAGGATGGTCGACGAGCGGCGATGGGCGGCCTCCGCCCCGGTCGCCGCCGCCACTCGACGGCCGTACCTGCCCTGGGCCGATTCCGTGGCAAGCGGAGGAGCGGTGAGCGCAGGAGCGCCGGACGCGACGAGGGGGGAGAGCCGCCATGCCCGCGGCGAGCGACGCTGA
- a CDS encoding DoxX family protein: MTLDAQQAAPGRTGDGAIIGAGDARAEKARRRPAPTGRDLGLLLLRLTVGVTMAGHGTQKLFGWFGGGGLDSTGAFFTSAGYPSGRAFAVVAGLTETLGGIGLAVGLLTPLAAAAILGTLINAMAIRWGGGFFAPDGIEYEILIAMAALSLALTGPGRLSVDARLPVLRDNRLDVGAAAVALGGVTAAVVLLIRG, from the coding sequence ATGACATTGGATGCTCAGCAAGCAGCCCCTGGCCGGACGGGAGACGGAGCGATCATCGGAGCAGGCGATGCACGCGCAGAGAAGGCACGTCGGCGCCCGGCGCCGACGGGGCGCGATCTCGGACTGCTCCTGCTGCGTCTGACCGTCGGCGTCACCATGGCCGGCCACGGCACCCAGAAGCTGTTCGGCTGGTTCGGCGGCGGCGGCCTCGACAGCACCGGGGCGTTCTTCACCAGCGCCGGCTATCCGTCGGGCCGGGCCTTCGCCGTCGTCGCCGGGCTCACCGAGACCCTCGGTGGAATCGGCCTGGCAGTCGGCCTGCTCACGCCGCTCGCCGCCGCCGCGATCCTCGGCACGCTGATCAATGCCATGGCGATCCGCTGGGGCGGCGGGTTCTTCGCCCCGGACGGCATCGAGTACGAGATCCTGATCGCCATGGCGGCCCTGTCTCTCGCCCTGACCGGCCCCGGTCGCCTCTCGGTCGACGCCCGGTTGCCCGTCCTGCGCGACAACCGCCTCGACGTCGGCGCCGCCGCCGTCGCCCTCGGCGGGGTGACCGCGGCCGTCGTACTGCTCATCCGCGGCTGA
- a CDS encoding GvpL/GvpF family gas vesicle protein: MPVIVYGVTRAGHPAPEPAPPGLGHPPEPVHLVRFGPLSAAVSCTADVGVLGDQEAVHHLDILQRLLARGPVLPLRFGTVAPDEDAVRAEVLAPLVDVMPERLDAVDGLVELRLDVDEEEHSALQAVLPGSPAAAYPPPDDLDERIRFGQEIAELVVQRRQRQADEILSELQPLARSDRPRRRHGGAEDPVLSWAFLLAADDVETFDAAVARLRRARPELSIEYVGPLPAIDFIEIPTVTRASAAGPADSFAGTGRWGWGPEGDDRKGDDQP; this comes from the coding sequence GTGCCCGTCATCGTGTATGGCGTCACGCGAGCGGGGCACCCGGCTCCCGAACCCGCCCCGCCCGGCCTTGGCCACCCCCCGGAACCGGTGCATCTGGTGCGCTTCGGGCCGTTGTCGGCCGCGGTGAGCTGCACCGCCGACGTCGGGGTCCTCGGCGACCAGGAGGCGGTGCACCATCTGGACATCCTGCAGCGGCTGCTGGCACGAGGCCCCGTGCTGCCCCTGCGGTTCGGCACGGTCGCCCCCGACGAGGACGCCGTGCGCGCGGAGGTCCTCGCGCCGCTGGTCGACGTGATGCCGGAGCGGCTCGACGCCGTCGATGGTCTCGTGGAGCTGCGTCTCGACGTGGACGAGGAGGAGCACTCCGCGTTGCAGGCGGTGCTCCCCGGGTCGCCGGCGGCCGCTTACCCGCCACCGGACGATCTGGACGAGCGGATCAGGTTCGGGCAGGAGATCGCCGAGCTGGTCGTGCAGCGGCGGCAGCGGCAGGCCGACGAGATCCTCAGCGAGCTGCAGCCGCTGGCCCGCTCCGATCGGCCGCGACGGCGACACGGCGGGGCAGAGGATCCCGTGCTCAGTTGGGCCTTCCTGCTGGCCGCCGACGACGTCGAGACCTTCGACGCCGCGGTCGCGAGGCTGCGTCGGGCCCGCCCGGAGCTCTCGATCGAGTACGTCGGTCCGTTGCCCGCCATCGACTTCATCGAAATCCCCACCGTCACCCGGGCTTCAGCGGCGGGACCCGCCGACTCGTTTGCGGGCACCGGCCGCTGGGGCTGGGGACCGGAGGGGGACGACCGCAAGGGAGATGATCAACCGTGA
- a CDS encoding ArsR/SmtB family transcription factor, whose amino-acid sequence MVVDQSSTEQADRLFHALADATRREIVALTLTGEHSVSDLARRFPMSFAAVQKHVAVLEGAGLVTKRRQGREQRVRGNADALREVRRLLDELADLWRGRIDRMAAILAEPDPPESDTADSDTAISDTADRHRPDPTNDTDGREQRA is encoded by the coding sequence ATGGTTGTAGATCAGAGCTCCACCGAGCAGGCCGATCGCCTCTTCCATGCCCTGGCCGACGCGACGAGGCGCGAGATCGTGGCACTCACCCTGACCGGTGAGCACTCGGTCTCCGACCTGGCCCGGCGGTTCCCGATGAGCTTCGCGGCCGTGCAGAAGCACGTGGCGGTGCTGGAGGGCGCCGGGCTGGTCACGAAGCGGCGGCAGGGTCGGGAGCAGCGCGTGCGGGGCAACGCGGACGCGCTGCGCGAGGTGCGTCGGTTGCTGGACGAGCTTGCGGACCTGTGGCGGGGACGCATCGATCGGATGGCCGCGATCCTCGCCGAGCCGGACCCACCCGAGAGCGACACCGCAGACAGCGACACCGCAATCAGCGACACCGCAGACAGGCACCGACCAGATCCGACGAACGATACAGACGGCAGGGAGCAACGCGCATGA
- a CDS encoding SRPBCC family protein, whose product MTQTTAKQTGIVGALRENPATKNLVDQAKNLAKARGAQLVGKTTERLTSGTDKLNVLADTGGAASALKAGSQQLASGKSPLRAAFATAATAAKDKVKSVLHLGGKGAGGKGGPPKATNIEETIDVGVPVSVAYDQWTQYPQFSRFMKGVEAVDAKSETEQNWRVKVFKSRRSWAAKVQEQIPDRRIVWTSEGPKGSTKGAVTFHPLADDLTRVLLAMEYYPSGLMEKIGNIWRAGGRRARLDLKHFRRYITMQGEASGSWRGVIRDGEVVQRPDEGEQGAEESEGTRDADDAANSGRGDAGRPAGATPGPSGEDTGDESEQTSDAEARPKASVGG is encoded by the coding sequence ATGACGCAGACGACGGCAAAGCAGACGGGCATAGTCGGCGCCCTGCGCGAGAACCCGGCGACGAAGAACCTGGTCGACCAGGCGAAGAACCTGGCGAAGGCGCGGGGTGCCCAGCTGGTCGGGAAGACGACGGAGCGGCTCACCTCGGGTACGGACAAGCTGAACGTGCTCGCCGACACGGGCGGTGCGGCCTCCGCGCTCAAGGCGGGCTCCCAGCAGCTGGCCAGCGGGAAGTCGCCGCTGCGGGCCGCGTTCGCGACGGCGGCCACGGCGGCGAAGGACAAGGTCAAGTCGGTGCTGCATCTCGGTGGCAAGGGGGCCGGCGGAAAGGGCGGGCCGCCGAAGGCCACGAACATCGAGGAGACGATCGATGTCGGGGTGCCGGTCTCCGTGGCCTATGACCAGTGGACGCAGTACCCGCAGTTCTCTCGCTTCATGAAGGGCGTCGAGGCGGTGGACGCGAAGAGCGAGACCGAGCAGAACTGGCGGGTCAAGGTCTTCAAATCCCGGCGTAGCTGGGCGGCCAAGGTCCAGGAGCAGATACCGGACCGGCGGATCGTGTGGACCTCGGAGGGCCCGAAGGGCTCCACCAAGGGAGCCGTCACGTTCCACCCGCTCGCCGACGACCTGACCCGGGTGCTGCTGGCCATGGAATACTACCCGTCCGGACTCATGGAGAAGATCGGTAATATCTGGCGGGCCGGTGGTCGACGGGCCCGGCTCGATCTCAAGCATTTCCGCCGCTACATCACGATGCAGGGTGAGGCGAGCGGTTCGTGGCGGGGTGTGATCCGCGACGGCGAGGTCGTCCAACGGCCCGACGAAGGAGAACAGGGCGCGGAGGAGTCCGAGGGCACGCGGGACGCCGACGACGCGGCCAACTCGGGCCGCGGCGACGCCGGGCGGCCCGCGGGCGCGACACCCGGGCCCTCGGGCGAGGACACCGGCGACGAGTCCGAACAGACCTCCGACGCTGAAGCCAGGCCCAAGGCGTCGGTCGGCGGCTGA
- a CDS encoding GvpL/GvpF family gas vesicle protein, giving the protein MPAASDADSLAALARQLAPGVLEEAVSEARSVARRQLAQRLAQEITRVVFDAGVPGLAQGWTGLAEGLWGEGLPGEAPPGPDEGLPGERGLVREAEVPTDDRVSDDRVSGDLAVPGGEGTAAASTGGSRGRGCGVDVDHGLYAYGIVPEQSRHVSDLEGLVAGTGVRAVVRPPVALVVSDIELALLRDLEQDVSETGRLADLARRHDQVLRALAERGGVLPLRFGTVLPDAEQAYAVLDDPEQTLSRTLAQVQDTREWGLRVDAPQPVADAAPLDQPIDPPVEVAGLAPGSGTAYLTARRREIRAQEARREELGTLIEQADEELTAFARDTARRRGGRAGRMFDCAYLVPRLADEEFLAAARTLVRRLTQAGLDAEITGPWPPYSFVHVTLGGGGDGGGADGGGADGGGADG; this is encoded by the coding sequence ATGCCCGCGGCGAGCGACGCTGACAGCCTCGCCGCCCTTGCCCGACAGCTCGCACCCGGCGTGCTCGAGGAAGCCGTCTCCGAGGCGCGCAGTGTGGCCCGGCGCCAGCTCGCGCAGCGCCTGGCGCAGGAGATCACGCGGGTCGTGTTCGACGCGGGGGTGCCGGGACTCGCGCAAGGGTGGACGGGCCTCGCGGAAGGGCTGTGGGGCGAAGGGCTGCCGGGCGAGGCGCCGCCGGGGCCCGACGAGGGGCTGCCGGGTGAGCGCGGGCTAGTGCGGGAGGCCGAGGTCCCCACCGACGACCGCGTGTCAGACGACCGCGTGTCAGGAGACCTCGCGGTCCCGGGCGGTGAGGGGACTGCGGCCGCATCCACGGGCGGGTCTCGCGGGCGCGGTTGCGGCGTCGACGTGGACCACGGCCTGTACGCCTACGGGATCGTACCGGAGCAGAGCCGTCACGTGTCCGATCTCGAAGGTCTGGTGGCCGGGACCGGGGTGCGCGCCGTGGTCCGCCCGCCGGTGGCCCTGGTGGTCTCCGACATCGAGCTCGCGCTGCTGCGTGACCTTGAACAGGACGTCTCGGAGACGGGGCGGCTTGCGGACCTTGCCCGCCGGCACGATCAGGTGCTGCGGGCGTTGGCGGAACGCGGTGGGGTGCTCCCGCTGCGTTTCGGCACGGTCCTGCCAGACGCGGAGCAGGCGTACGCGGTGCTCGATGATCCGGAGCAGACGCTTTCCCGCACGCTGGCCCAGGTTCAGGACACGAGGGAATGGGGCCTGCGGGTCGACGCGCCTCAGCCGGTGGCCGATGCGGCGCCTCTCGACCAGCCCATCGATCCTCCGGTGGAGGTGGCGGGACTCGCGCCGGGATCGGGGACGGCCTATCTTACGGCCCGGCGCCGGGAGATCCGGGCGCAGGAGGCACGCCGGGAAGAACTCGGCACGCTGATCGAACAGGCGGACGAGGAACTGACCGCCTTCGCCCGGGACACCGCGCGACGCCGGGGCGGCCGGGCCGGGCGGATGTTCGACTGCGCGTACCTCGTGCCGCGCTTGGCCGACGAGGAGTTCCTCGCGGCGGCGCGGACGCTGGTGCGGCGACTGACGCAGGCCGGTCTCGACGCCGAGATCACGGGGCCCTGGCCGCCGTATTCCTTCGTGCACGTCACCCTCGGCGGTGGTGGGGACGGCGGTGGTGCGGATGGCGGTGGTGCGGATGGCGGTGGTGCGGATGGCTGA
- a CDS encoding SRPBCC family protein, whose protein sequence is MTVIDVKTDPEALSLAISSRFEAPPQRVWRIWADPRQLERWWGPPTYPATVVEHDLAPGGSVTYFMTGPEGDRHYGWWRVRAVDVPHRLEFEDGFADDEGRPNLDMPTTIVRVRLTAEDESATVMTIESTFPSSEAMEQMVSMGMVEGMSEALGQIDALLAGAPA, encoded by the coding sequence ATGACCGTGATCGACGTGAAGACCGATCCTGAGGCCCTCAGCCTCGCCATCAGCTCCAGGTTCGAGGCACCGCCGCAGCGGGTGTGGCGGATCTGGGCCGACCCGCGCCAGCTCGAGCGGTGGTGGGGCCCGCCGACCTACCCGGCGACGGTCGTCGAGCACGACCTGGCTCCCGGCGGCTCGGTCACCTACTTCATGACCGGGCCGGAGGGAGACAGGCACTACGGATGGTGGCGCGTCCGGGCGGTCGACGTCCCGCACCGGCTGGAGTTCGAGGACGGCTTCGCCGACGACGAGGGCCGCCCCAACCTCGACATGCCCACCACGATCGTCCGCGTCCGGCTCACCGCGGAGGACGAGTCGGCGACCGTGATGACGATCGAGAGCACCTTCCCCTCCTCCGAGGCGATGGAGCAGATGGTGTCCATGGGCATGGTCGAGGGCATGTCCGAGGCCCTGGGCCAGATCGACGCCCTGCTGGCCGGGGCCCCGGCCTGA